In Poecile atricapillus isolate bPoeAtr1 chromosome 29, bPoeAtr1.hap1, whole genome shotgun sequence, the genomic window ATCTTTCACTCTACAGTTACGGACTTGGCCAGATTTCTTGGAAAATCAACCTGCagagagggaggagaaagaacAGGCTCGTGAGTATTTACACACTTGCTTTGTTTGTGTATAACTTTGTGATGTGTGGAATGTCTGTTCTGTCTTTCAACTGAAAACAATCCAACACCTTCTCACGTTAATTTAGAACCATCAGTGCAGAAAAGAGTCCACAACCTTAATTAAAGTTACAACTCTTGTGTCAGAACTAAGGAGCGAGTCCCTTTAGCCCACGTTGCTCCAGTGCTCAGAGGTCACTGATACCAGGCCAGTGTCTGTGTTAAGATCAAACAGCCAACACCAAACACCCCTCTGAGGATTGTCACCTTCCCTTTGGctgcccagcagagcctggctgctcCTACAGAGCACAGACACgtcccagctcagctgcaccagccccagccctgtgtgctgggcttcctcccagctctgcactggcCACCGCTGGCCCTgggcacccagcagctccagcagggcacagccaaCCCCCTgggcacccagcagctccagcagggcacagccaaCCCCCTgggcacccagcagctccagcagggcacagccagccccCCCAGCCTTGCAGCAGCCTTGCAGCAGCCTtgcagcacccaggggtgcaGGGAGGAGGGTCAGTACTCACATCATAGCCCCTGAGCACGGCCAGGTGGAAGGCCAGCAGCTGGAGGGGGATCACGCTCAGGATCCCCTGCAGACAGTCCACTGAGTGGGGAACTTTGATTGTTCTCTTGTTGTTCTTGATGGTCTCGATGTCCTCCTTGTCACAGATCACCACAGGCCggccctgcagcacagggggagGATGAAGGGAAGCTGATGTGAGGAAGGTTCTGCTCTCGCTTCTGTGCTGAGAGCCAGGGGCAAAATTTATGACTTAATTTAGAAGCAAACAGCTTCAcatgccctgggcagccctgtggGGTGTTTAAGGGTTACCCAGACCATGCCAGGCTTCTGCAATTGCTGCAAAATCTGCTGCTGGAATGACCACAGCATTGAGTGAACTGACAGGTGGACAGTGACACTGCAGTGAACAGCCTGGCTGTCTGTGAAATGCTTTTCTGTCAGAAGCATCACCTCTGGTGCCCTGCAGACCCTCACCTGCCGTGCAATGACCTGCTGGAGAGCGTTCTGGCACTTGGCATAGGTGTGGTCTCTCATGATGATCATGATCACAGGCATCAGCTTGTCCACCAGGGCCAGGGGGCCGTGCTTCAGCTCCCCGGCCAGGATGCCTTCCGAGTGCATGTAGgtgatttctttaattttctggaGGGGCAGAAAAGAATTCATCAAACTTTGAGCAACCTTGtgatggttttttttaagcatctCTGTGAATTCTTGCACTTGGTAAAACTCAGTTCTGGCTCTTCTCAGACGCAGAGGAGTCAGGGAAAAACCCAGAtccaagcagggctgggctgtttGCAGCCACCAACGcttccagctgtgccaccaAGCCACCACAGCCCTCAGAACGTGCCACCAGAGCCCTCAGAACGTGCCACCAAGCCACCACAGCCCTCAGAACGTGCCACCAAGCCACCAGAGCCCTCAGAACGTGCCACCAGCCACCAGAGCCCTCAGAACGTGCCATCAGCCACCACAGCCCTCAGAACATGCCACCAAGCCACCAGAGCCCTCAGAACGTGCCACCAAGCCACCACAGCCCTCAGAACGTGCCACCAAGCCACCACAGCCCTCAGAACGTGCCACCACAGCCCTCAGAACGTGCCACCACAGCCCTCAGAACGTGCCACCACAGCCCTCAGAACGTGCCACCAGCCACCAGAGCCCTCAGAATATGCCATCAGCCACCAGAGCCCTCAGAACGTGCCACCAAGCCACCAGAGCCCTCAGAACGTGTCACCAGCCACCAGAGCCACCCTCCCAGCCTGCCTGGGcaggcagaggcacagcaaggaCAGCCATGAGAACACCAGGAATCCTCAAATGCAAGAACTGCACTAGATGGGTTTGGAAAGTAAATGCTCCATTTTCCACTCATTAGGGTGCCCAGTTTGTCCAGTAAAGCATTCCCAGTGTATAAAATAACCCCCTTCCAAGCCACTGCGGGCTGTGAGGGGGGAaatttccagcagcagcctcagcaatGTCACAGTGACTTTCAGATATTTGTAATCATGGCccagtttgggctggaagggaccttgagagcccatccagtcccactgggcaccttccactgccccaggctgctccaagccctgtccaagccagccttggacactgccagggccccagggcagccacagctcctctgggcaccctgtgccagggccctgCATTTAACCCCGTGCTGCCCAACACAGCAGAGCCATGGCTGCACTCAGAGCTGCCCCTGGAGCCAGATGTTGCTCCCTGTGCAGAGGTCTgagctctgtggctgtgtctgAGCCAGCTTTAAATAAAGAAACCTTACCAAGGCTCCCTCCAGACACGTGGCGTAGTGGTAGCCACGTCCCATGATGAGGACGGATTTCTGATGGTACAGCTCTGTGGCCAGCTTCTGGATCTCATCATCCATGCTCAGCACTTCTTTAATCAAGTCTAGAGGGAAGGGGAGAGCCCAGGTTGAGTGTGCTGATGTGTGTGCCTCCCTCCCACTGCACACCCCCCTCACTCCCACAGCCTGGGCTCAGAGCTTCGCTGCTCCGGGCTGGTGGCCAGGAGACACCTGAGGGAACGTGGCTACAAGGAACTGTGGCAGCCCTGCCaccctcctgagccccccagcccctccctgctgAGCTCCCCCTGCCCAGGCTCTCACCTGGCAGCCCCTTCAGCCCCCTCATGATCTCCTTGCGCCGCTCCTGCATGGAGATCCTGTCGTCACACATCATCAGGGCAAACATCACCAGGGACACGAACTGGCTGGTGTAGGCCTGGTGTGGGGCACAGAGAAACGTCACTGCTGCACCAGACACTGAAACCCTcagcccagctgtgtccctgctctcaaTGTGACACCAAGTGGCAGCTTTCATCCCCAGTGAGCAGCAGAAATGAACGTGGGCTCACGAGGCAAATCTCAACGCAATCATCAACTCATACTCCAGGAGATCCACACACAACAACCAAGGTTTTATATTCCAAGATTCCCTGGGGACTGACAAACCCTGTTTAGTGACCATGCCCAGGTCCTCCTTCACTGTGAGTGACTCCTGAGAAcgctggggagcagcagggcactGGCTGGAGATGTTTGGTGGGAGCCCACGACAAGGAATCTCAACcagctgggatttttctggacCACCCTCAGGGAACAGCTGTGATTTCCCAGCTCCCTTCTTCAAGAACAGACTCTCCTGAACTCCTCCCCtgtctgcaggagctgcctctgggggGAAGCCCTGCACAGAGGGCTGGAACAGTCTGGCCTCTCAGGTCAGGTGTTATGGAAAGGGTTGGGGACAGCTGGCACTGAAGCCATGCACAGGTAGGATCAAGGTGTGGAACATTTTTACCTGTTCCTAAACCATGACCACACAAACTCCCAGGTGGCTGCACTGGGGACTGAAATGGCTCTGAAGGAATGCAGAAAAGCTGCAGCTCCACTGCCTGGAGGAGCCTGCTGGGGagtgggagctgctctgctttgtgcagctgcaggCTACAGAACTGCACAGCAGCCACATTAACATGCCTGGGCTGattaaaatattctcaaaaGGAAGTTCTGGGCAACCTCAGGACAGAAACTTTTCATGTTCTTATTTCATATATGCACAGCTTTGCTAACTCCCCACATCATCAgaggaaaaatgtcatttatcTCCAAACTGTAACTGCTGGCCATATGAAAACAACAGGGACAAACAGCTCGTTCAAGAGTTTCTTGTAAGAGACTCATGAATTTTCCATGATCAAATTCCCCTATGAACTATTAAACTCAAATGTGGTTTTTGGCTGAATTTATGTAACAGATTGACATCATCTCGCCTCTAAATATAACTAAACCAAAGCAGATTTCACCATGCAGTCACTTCAGCAAAGTCAGTTATTTTATACTGTATCTCACACAGCCAGAATAATCCTGTTATCTGGACACAAATAGTAGGTTTCTGTAAAAGACCATTCCCCCAGTTGTTCAAAGTAGAGTTTTAATATCCCATTTTCTTTGGTAAAGCAGAGCCAGTGAGGGAGTTACACACAGACAAAGTTTCCATGATCTTGTCTGCTAATTTCCTTCCTCATCTTAGTTTAAACTGAGCCTGCACCTCGAGACAATGGCAAAGAGAATTCTGGCCTCTTAGGGAATCCTTCCCTCTGACACCCACTCATTTTCAATGTTTAATGCAGCATCCttacattatttcattttttatccaAATAAAAGCCCCTCTGCAAGCTCCAGGACAGGGAGCCCGCAGGGTGCTGCAGGTAAAGAGGGGGTGCTGTCACAGGCAGACCTTGCAGGGGTGTTTCCAGAGGCAGGAACAGCAGATGCCAGCAGGGAGGGTGTGTGTGAGCCTCACCTTGGTGCTGGCCACGCCGATCTCGGGGCCGGCGTTGATGTGCACGCCGCAGTCGGTCTCGCGCGAGATGGAGCTGCCCACGGTGTTGGTGATGCCCACGGTCAGGGCTCCCCTCTCCTTGCAGTAGCGAAGGCACATCAGGGTGTCTGCAGTCTCCCCTggagcacagagagcacagGGAACCACGGGGATGGGAGCTCAGCTCCAGGAAAATCTTTCTTAGTTTGCCACGTCCAACACTTCAGGGAAAGATGGAGCCCCTGGTGTGCCCCTGGTAGACCAGAACAAAAACCTGCCTTCAAAAACCCCAGGGAGAACCTGACCCTGAGCCCCCACAGAGAGGATATTCTGAGGCACTCGgtgctgagaagaaaaaaattgttccccaaaaggaagaagagataAAGTGGAGATAAGTGGAGATAAAGGAACTGACTGGGTTTAGTGTCACAGCTGAAGATCAGTCATGAAAACCTGAAATGCAgctaagggggaaaaaatgttgttttgcaTGGCAGTTGTCCTTGAAATACCTCATATAAATTTTTTATGCCTCAGTGTACCTTTCATCTCCTACTCCTTTCCAAGttagttggatttttttgttattcaTGCCTGAGaatttcatttcttctgtgGCTCCAATCCACCATATGGTGGTGCTTTAACTAGAGAACTCCAACTGTTCCAAggagctgtggagctgcctgcaccctgagctcagcagcaccctgcagcctctgactgatgcagagaaaggaaacaaaactcctgtgagccacaggagctgcctgcaccctgagctcagcagcaccctgcagcctctgactgatgcagagaaaggaaacaaaactcctgggaggcacaggagctgcctgcaccctgagctcagcagcaccctgcagcctctgactgatgcagagaaaggaaacaaaactccTGTGAGGCACAGGAGCCCTGCagagggaggcagcagagcctcCCTGgtgctcccatccctggaatCAGTGTTTTCCCTCCCATCAGCACACCagaccctgctgctccctgggttttggggtggagaGGGGGCTGTACCTGACTGGCTGAGGAAGAAGCAGACATCATCCCTGAACACGGGGGTGTTCCTGTCCAGGAAGTCACTGGCCAGCTCCACCATCACAGGTAACTCTgtcagctcctccagcacctgccgGGTCTGGCACCAGGAGGGGCAAGGAGTCATTACATCATGTTTATAAAACCAAATGTTTGCACAATAAAACCTTCCCAGCTGCCACAGGATGGAAAATATGACTGCTAAAACCCCATGTGAAAATTAATGCTGGATTACACTTGAATTACTCAGTATTGCCCACCCTCAGTCACCAGCAACCCCTGTGAGAAGCAAGCTTGccctggcaccagcagcagcctgtgagGCCAGCTCCTCCCTCAGATGGAGATTTCTCTTAAGGAAGTCTCACTCATTATATAACCCTGGATATCAATTATGTAATGCTGGGTGTCCTGAGGAACTCAAACCACCAAGCCTGGGTccccctggctcctggcagccccagcctTGCTGCAGCGTTTGCATTCTGCTCCTGCATCGTCCCTCCCCTGCCAGCTGCCTTCTTTGACACAGCAGCTTTTGTTGTCCAAGGCCTTCCACAGCCATGGAACTCACAGGAATCACTTCCCTGCCTTCAGGTTCAtcagtttttatttcctcctgctgctgctgtgagctgaGTCTGGTGTTTACAGCTTTCACAAGGGCCCTCCTTCACTCACCTGTGTGCACTTAACCTGATTGAGGTTAAGAATCAATCCCTAACCTGAAATCAATCCTTAATCTGCTTGGCACACTCCAGACactctccagggagagctcagggcCCAAAGGGGCTCCCAGAGAGctggacaagggatggagtggcaggacaaaggggaatggctgTAAACTGAGAAAGGGAAGACTTAGATGAGATTATTAGGACAGaactcttccctgtgagggtggcaggccctggcacaggtgcccagagcagctgtggatccctggaagtgtccaagggcaggttggacagggcttggagcagcctgggacaggaaaagtgtccctgccatggcaggggtggcactggatgagttTCAAGGTCCCTGCAGCCCACCCCAGTCTGTGATTGTggccctgagcccagcccagccccagagcccagcactcACTGCCACTCCTGCGTGGTAACTTGTGCCACAGGCGATGAGGATCAAACGCCGACACCTCTGGATCTCCTTTATGTGATCCTTCAGCCCACCCAGGTTCACTGTGAGCAAGATCAGAAAGCAAAATCAGGGTGGCCAGGTAGGAGCTCCCAAGATCACTGCTGTTAACAGCATTTCACCCTCTCCATCATCCACCATGCAAAAAAAACGTGATAAAATGGGACCTTGCCACCAGCAGGTGGAATTCTGGAGGCACTGTGACACACATTTCATCTCACACCAGCCAGGTTTCCATCTCCCACTTCCTCCCCTGTAACCACCCTGGGTGACTGCTGGACACTGTCACAAGTGAGGGAAGCACAAATTCAATTACCAGTGTAGTCATCAAAGTTGACCCTTCCTCTCATGGTGTTAACAACAGATTCTGGCTGTTCAAATATTTCCTTCTGCATGAATGAGCTGAAGTTTCCTgtgaagaaagacagaaaacagattaGAACACTTTACCTCCTGGtaacttaaaattttaaattacctCCTGGTAACTGCCCTTTTTCCTGGGCATGTAGGGAAAAGCTTGGACCAGCCAAAGATTATTTAACTGACACTTCTTTTTCTGCCAAAACATCTGCTCGTGATGAGAGCTTGATTCGAGTTTCTGGAAGGTGTCAGTGAAGGGCAGATCCAGACTGGCAGGTTTGTGAGAGGGATCAGTCTTGGAAAAACCAGATGGGCTCCAAGCAGGAGGCAaaatccccagccccacagctctcCTCAGTGAGGTGTCAGTGACTAAAGTCCCATTACATGaaaggactttttttcccccacgAGGGTGATACAGGCTGTGGGACCTCTGtccctggagatgctccagacTGGAGGAGCAGGCTtggggcagggatggcagcaggtgaccccagccccctgtgcccTGCCACAGCACCCGTgcccccaggtacccccaggtgcccccagatGCTCCCCAGATGcccccaggtgctcccaggtacccccagatgccccccaggtacccccagatgccccccaggtacccccagatGCTCACAGATGCTCCCCAGATGCCCTCCAGGTGCTCCCAGGTacccccagctgccccccaggTTCTCCCAGGTGCTCCCCAGGTGCCCCCAAGGTAcccccaggtgctcccaggtgcccccaggtgcTTCCAGATGCCCCCAAGGTGATCCCAGATGCTCCCAGATGCCTCCAGGTGCTCTCAGGTACCCCCAAGGTTCTCCCAGAtgcccccaggtgcccccagcaGCTCTCACCCTTCATgatctgctgcagctccatctGCAGGGTCTGCACAGCCCGGCCCGGGTGGTCTCCGGCCGTGCGCTTGACGCGGTGGATGGACAGACGCCCGTCCACCACGGCCGCCACATCATCATCCTCCAGGAAAATGACACGGTTGGTGTGCTCGATGACAGcgctgtggggacacaggggacatcaccccctgctctggggagctgcagccctTCCTCTCAGcccacctgcagcccaggaaTGGCCTCGTCCTTTAAAATCCAGCCAGACCTGTAACGTGCATTTCCACCCTGCCAATGGAACTGGATTTTTTGCACCTGGCTCATCATTAATTTCAGGGTCTGCTTTAAGGAGAAGCTCTGAATTGCTCAGAGTGTGCAGCAGTGGGGTCTGCCTGGAGCTACGAGGTCAGGGATTTGCCCTGGCACACAGGCTGCTCAAACACAGAGAAAGGTTCCTCCCTTGGTTCTCCCCTGTCCCTCACTTTGCCCAGCTGTAAAACCAGCTGTGAAAACAGTTCTGTCCCCTGTTCAGGCACCCAAGatctgctcagcagcactccCTTGAGTGTCAGTGAAAAGCTCCAAAAGCAGAACCACACATCAGGGTGTGCTGAGAGTCTCCTCTGAtggaaagagctgcagaaatcaACCACAGCAGTATTTTTACTGGAGCAAACACTCATTTCTCTCGAACCAGAGAGCTCCAAAAACTCTGCTAAGGCTGCTGCCAAGCTGGTCTGCCCTCACCCCTCTGGGATTACCTTTGATGATGAAGGAATTGCATGTGTGCAGAGATCACTGGAGAATCAACACAATTCTCCTCACAATTAGCATCTGTCCTGCTAATTTAGGTCAGTGCCCTCTCAGGTTTCCTATTAACACTCTATTCCAAAGCCAGTGTTCATTACTTTAACAACAACTCTGTTTTGGTTAATGTTTATAAAGCAATGGCCATGTGCACATAATTTACTTTACTCACAAAGCAACCACAGCCTCCCCCCACCTCTTGTTCAAGAGAGCTTTAAACAGGACATTTCTGCATCCTGGAAAACCCTACCTGGCATCAGAGGCAAAGTAATATTCCACAGCTTTCTCCTCCACGGGGAACAGGCAGGTGGTGCTGTCCACTCGGGACAGGTTGCAGCTTCCCTTCTTGTCTTTccctgggggacaggagggtcAGGGGCTGCCTGGTGCCACCCCTGGGCACAGGTgccacacctgggcacaggtgacacccagCAGGAGGCCCCAAGGCACGGTACCAACATGAAGCACTATTTTCATGCCTGCAGGTGGGCACAGCAAAAGGAActtgtgctgctgtgcccatcCTCAATTCGCTTGCAAGAGTTTTATTACTCTTTAGTAAGTCTGCAAGTGAATTATTAGTGCAGTTTGAAGTTTAGAGGAAaggatcaggaaaaaaaaaatccaaatgatAATTTTGTGTGGCTCCCCTGGCAGAGAACTGAAGGTGCTTTATGAGCAGCCACATTTCCCCATTAACCCTGCCCTGCTGATCACTTCAGGAGTCTCCTGAGCCCCCAGAAATGGAGaagcatttctctttctttgtctgTTGTTCTCAGCACTGGGGAAATTCCTTCAGCGTGCCCACCCTGCTCTCCTGAGCACCACAGGTGGAACCCAAACCTATTTCTGGCTGGCTGAGCTCACTGCTCAGACACAGCTCAGGAAATCTGGGATTAAGAGCTTGGCTTTGTTCCTGCACTACCAAACACAACCACCTCACCCTGATCAGAAAATCAgacctgtgctgctgccagggcacaggacTGAGAGTCAGCTTTGGAAAACTCTGTCCTAAAAGCTGAGTATTTCACCAAGGATCCTTTCTGGAGTACTCTGGTAATTCCCAATTCTgtctcatcctcctcctcctcctcctcctccaaacTGCTTCTCAGTGGTGAAGCTCATCAGGGATGCAGATGAGGCACCCAACACCTACTGCTCAGCACCAGCCTCCAGCAAAGTTATTTGCCAGTCATTGTGCAGGCTATGGGGAGGCTGGGGGTGGATTAATCAGCTTATCTCCCAAAATGGGACTATTGCTGAAGAGCAGCAACACTCAAGTTACTCCATTCTATATTTATTCCATAATCCTGATGTTGTTTCACCTACTAGACACGGATCTGATTCAGTGATGCAAGCAGAGCTCGTGGTGCTCTGATTTACACTTCTGCAGATgaaaatgtaaaggaaaaatactgcTTTCATGTTGGTACTCAGTGAAAAAGAATCACCCAGGCTGTGATTCAGAGCTTTCCAGTCCAGTTCTCAAGTCAGTCAGTGAGGAAAAGCAAtgcctttgctgctgatttGGTGTTGAggaaggacagagcagagctgttaGTGGCCACTCCCCCACAGAAGCACCCAGACCTGATCAGAACATGCAAATTTGGTTTCTCAAAATAGAGCATTTCCCTGCATTGGCTTTATTATGTTGCATTGCTTTCCTGCATGACAGATCCTGCACTGGAGGGTGGTCACTGGGCACACTTGCACTGCCAATTACCAAGGGTTGGGTATTTACAGTGAGCATTATCAGCCAGTTATGGCTTTTATTTTATCTGTGGATTTGTCCACAGGTTGTCCATTTATCTGTAAATAATCTGACTGCTGCTCTACTGCACCAACACCTCATTTACTACAATTTAGAAGCAACACAGAAGGAATCTTCTCATCTCTTCCCTTTTGCACCAAAGAAGGGAGAATTTACCCAGGTACAGTAAAAATGGGCAGCTGAGGCAATTTCTCAGAAAATCCTCAGTGCCTCTGAGAGCAgagggacctcagagcccctggGGTCTTCCTGGCTATggagttttatttcaaaaacttTATTCAGAGAGAGGTACACTGGGTACAGAGGAAACAAAATCTCTCCTGATGTTTGGAGTCAGGtaaagcagctcctgggagagaACACCCAGGTTTGCTTCTCCTCCAGCAGGAGAGAGCTCAGATATTTCACCCAGGGAGTCCCACTGAGGGTGGAATCCCATTTATTTCCAGTCACCAACAACCAGATCCTCCCCCTGACACAAAAGGCTCTCCTGCTTCAGGAGTGAGCCTGGTTCACCCCATCCTGTGATGGCTCAGCCTTTAAAGCCCTGCAAGTGAGTACCAGATGGTTCCCCCTGATAAATGaacaggggaaggaaggaaatccCAGCCTTGGGCCAAGCtcagtgctgccagcagaggctgcagctcaCACTCACACCATGCCCAGGGGAGGACACAGCTCTGACAACACAAACTCCAGAAGGAATTTTGGGCAGTGCTGGCATTAGGATTAATGGACTaaagctgcagcctcctgctttAGTGGGGTTTATTTTTACAGTAATTCACAGTTTCCTTCTGtagccagagctgcaggaacgCTCAGTACAAGCTGCACTGTCATCAGTTTGTGCACATATGCTGAGCATTAGGTCTCAATATTTGAAATGGGATGGGTGGATTTTCCTGTGTGTTGCTGCTGGTGTTTCTGATCAAGAAGGAATTTGGATTCTCCCAAGTGTTTCGCTACACGGAAAGCAATGACCACATATTAAAAAGACAATGCATCTTGGCCCCATTTATGATTCCTCTCCTAAGGAACTGGATGATTTGTCTGAAATTTCAAGTTAGCTTTTCTCTGGTAGGCACCTTCCTCCATTTTTATGGATATTCCATCAAAAGAATGATCCATAGATTGTACGGCTGAAAGTgcaattggaaaaaaaacaaaccaaacttgagataatcagtaaaaaaaaatacagtgctGCATAAACACACTAATATTTCTGCTAATCATCCAATTAGGCAAAGCTTCTGGGTCTAGTTCTTGCAGCAGGGGATCAGCAGCCTCTGTTAGgaagcagcagggcaggacagcAATTCCTTGGGGCCCTGCACTGCTCAGAAGACAAGTCCAGGTCCCTGGGACTGAACAGGCTCAGACCCCTCTGACCACAGGGAATTACAGAGTAATTAATTCTTAACCACTTCTCATTTCCAAGGGTGTCTGTGGTGGCAGAACACGTGTGAGAGCAGGATGGACAGACAACATGAACAGCCACTGTCCCACCAAGGGTGACAGCTTCTACAGATGACCTGGGGTGGCAGGGGCAAGGTCTGTGACAGtgccaggctccagcctgcagagcccTCTCATCTTTCCTCTTTAAAAACCACCAGGCTCTCAAATGCCAACGTGCCACACGCAGAACAGAGACCTCAGTTTAACTGTCCTGCTGAATTTATTAAACTGAACTATTCCAacacccctggcagtgtccaaggccaggctggatggggctggatggggctggaagggactggatggggctggaaaggggctggaaaggggctggaaaggggctggaaaggggctggaaaggggctggaaaggggctggatggggctggatggggctggatggggctggaaggggctggatggggctggaagggggctggaaggggctggatggggctggatggggctggatggggctggatggggctggatggggctgaAGGGGGCTGAAGGGGGCTGAAGGGGGCTGAAGGGGGCTGAAGGGGGCTGAAGGGGGCTGAAgggggctggatggggctgaAGGGGGCTGGAAgggggctggaaggggctggaaggggctggaaaggggctggaaaggggctggaaaggggctggaaaggggctggaaaggggctggaaaggggctggaaaggggctggaaaggggctggaaaggggctggaaaggggctggaaggggctggaaggggctggatggggctggatggggctgaAGGGGGCTGGAAgggggctggaaggggctggaaggggctggatggggctggaaggggctggaaggggctggaaggggctggaaggggctggatggggctggatggggctgaAGGGGGCTGGAAGGGggctggaaaggggctggaaaggggctggaaaggggctggaaaggggctggaaagggctggaaggggcttggagcaccctgggacactggaaggtgaccctgcccacaccaggggggttggaacaagatgggctttaaggtcccttccaacccaagccattccatgaCTATACTGAGATGTATTTTCCTTGCAAAAAATGGACATTAAAGCTTTGATTACAACACTTGAGGTACAAGGTGGGTAGAACACATGGTTAAAaacttgcttttaaaaaaccccCTCTAACAATGGCTTGATTTGTGATTTCCAGCTGTGTTTCAGAGCACACAGTGAACACTCTCCTGggtgccctgcagccccagggcagctctcCAC contains:
- the GFPT1 gene encoding glutamine--fructose-6-phosphate aminotransferase [isomerizing] 1 isoform X4 codes for the protein MCGIFAYLNYHVPRTRREILETLIKGLQRLEYRGYDSAGVGLDGGNDKDWEANACKIHIIKQTGKVKALDEEVHKQQDMDLDIEFDVHLGIAHTRWATHGEPNPVNTHPQRSDKNNEFIVIHNGIITNYKDLQKFLESKGYDFESETDTESIVKLVKYMYDNRDSDDISFSTLVERVIQQLEGAFALVFKSVHYPGQAVGTRRGSPLLIGVRSEHKLSTDHIPILYRTGKDKKGSCNLSRVDSTTCLFPVEEKAVEYYFASDASAVIEHTNRVIFLEDDDVAAVVDGRLSIHRVKRTAGDHPGRAVQTLQMELQQIMKGNFSSFMQKEIFEQPESVVNTMRGRVNFDDYTVNLGGLKDHIKEIQRCRRLILIACGTSYHAGVATRQVLEELTELPVMVELASDFLDRNTPVFRDDVCFFLSQSGETADTLMCLRYCKERGALTVGITNTVGSSISRETDCGVHINAGPEIGVASTKAYTSQFVSLVMFALMMCDDRISMQERRKEIMRGLKGLPDLIKEVLSMDDEIQKLATELYHQKSVLIMGRGYHYATCLEGALKIKEITYMHSEGILAGELKHGPLALVDKLMPVIMIIMRDHTYAKCQNALQQVIARQGRPVVICDKEDIETIKNNKRTIKVPHSVDCLQGILSVIPLQLLAFHLAVLRGYDVDRIAASRD